The Microcystis aeruginosa NIES-843 sequence GCACGACAATAATATATTTTCCGGCACCGAGACGATTGCGATAGGGAAGTGCATCGCCACTGCCGGACGATAAACCCACGCCACCACCGACGAAAATACTGCCCATCGCCCCCCCAATCGCCCCAGCAATGCCGCCAACAATATGATTGCCCGGTTCTCCGGCCCAATCAAAGGTATGCAATCCCGTAATCAGGTTAAAAAGGTAGCCACCGGCAAAACCGAAGGGAATTAGCCAAAAAGCCATGAGAGTAGCCCGTTTTTTGGCCTGTTGGAAGGGATCGATCAAACCGAACTCATCGGCACTTTTATAGCCGCGACCGAGAATGGTCACTTGAGATTGGGGAATTCCCGCTTTTTCGAGGGCAACGGCAGCTTCTTCTGCTTCTATGCGATCAGCTAACACGGCAATGAGATAATTCATATTCTCCAACTTTTCAGGCTATCTTCATCTCCTATTGTAAGGATTTTCGGGACTGAAAAGCCGCTCGATCGAGAAAATATGCAAGGGGATGGCAAGAAATTACTTTATTTTGGTTATTTCTGGCAATAATTGACCCTAAAGATCAAGGGAGATGGTTATCATCTTTAAGGACATTTTTGGCGCCAAAAAGAACCCCCCCATTTTGGCTCAACCTAGAAGGACAGCCACAATCACTACTATAGACCAATTAAGTGGGTGGGTGGAATTAAATATAAGATGAACGTAGGTTGGGTTGAAGCATGAAACCCAACGCCTGCTCATGTTACGCTACCGCTAACCCATCCTACAAATAATTGTGCCTCCCTACTTAGACCTGTGCGAAAATTAAATTTGTGAGAAAAAAGAGCAAGACAACCCGTGCGATTGCCCTGTCAATCGTAGCTGATCAGGTCGCCCTTGTTCTTCGTCAGTGAAACCCCAGCAGTTTTTGGGTAGTCGGCAAGAACCCTCCTGCAGCGACTCCAACCAATCCGACTTTAGTTGTGGGTTCTGGAATGGTTTCCCCGCGTTCTTGCAAAACTTCAAGGTAAAGTTCAATCGCTTCTTTAATATTTTCCTGAACCTCTTCAAAGGTATCTCCAATACTCACGCAACCGGGCAAGTCGGGAACCATTGCTCCCCAGTTTGTTTCGCCTTGTTCGTAAATGACGGCATACTCTTTCATCGTTTATCCTCCAATTGAGCTTGTTTCCAAATCGATGCTAATGTTCCTTTCGGTATGTCGTCCCCAGACTTGCCAGGAACAACCACGATTCCTGGCTTTGTTTCATGGGCAAGGATACGATGGCTCCCGCGCATTCGGATCTGATACCAACCATCAGCTTCTAATCGTTTGAGTACATCACGAACTTTCAATCATCCCCTCCCTTGTCTCCGCCCATCGGGTACTTGATTGTAGATTATCAAGGGTATTGTGGCTACTTATAATAATGAGACAATTTATCAAATTTTCGGTTCGAGAAATGAGCGAACGGTGAGTCACTAACCGACCTATAGCGGTTCTCGCATCTGTGCGGCACACTTAAACCTTTGCTGATTAAGCTGTTCAGGATCGGGAATGTACCTCTTGTGAATCAGAAACGCTATATCTCAAACCTAACAGCATCAAAACTTTGATCCCTGGGGCGATGGGATCAAAGCTGCCTGCCCCTGGTTTACTCAAGGATTACTTAGGATACTGACCCGGACTTTTTCACCATTTTGCAAAGGTTTACTACTATTAACGACGAAACGCTCCCCCGGTTCGAGTCCAGTGATAATTTCTACTTGACCGTCAAGCGCTTGACCGAGACGAACGGGACGTTTTTCCACTTGCGAGTTAGACTCGGAAAGGACGAAAATTGCCGAGGATTCCCCTTGACTGACAATTGCTGTTTCGGGAACAATCACCTGAGGGGCAGAATTATTATTAAACCGTACCCGGGCCAATAATCCCCCTTTGATTAAACCATCCCCATTGGGTAGAGCAATCTCCACGGGAATCCGCCGGGCCGTGCCTTGGCTGAGGGGAAAAATCCTGGTGATGCGACCGGAAAAATTTCTCTCACCGAAAGCATCAAGGCTGACATTAACCTTTTGTCCTAAATTAATCGTTTTTAAATCCAATTCCGATAATAATACTACCACCTTGACCTGTTGAAAATCGCCAATTTTGAGGACTTCATCGCCGATACTGACTAAATCCCCCGGCTCTTTCAGTTTTTCGATCACTATCCCCGTCGCTGGTGATTTAAGAATAGCGTAGGCCTGACGTTGTTGTTCCTGAGCGATGACCGATTTTTGGGC is a genomic window containing:
- a CDS encoding type II toxin-antitoxin system HicB family antitoxin, which codes for MKEYAVIYEQGETNWGAMVPDLPGCVSIGDTFEEVQENIKEAIELYLEVLQERGETIPEPTTKVGLVGVAAGGFLPTTQKLLGFH
- a CDS encoding efflux RND transporter periplasmic adaptor subunit, encoding MGSTPIILSALVILSLSASCSPRTETQPPPPAARTTTVNVTTAKLATIGRNLDYTGTTRPLKVVSLRSQATGQLLNLVVDVGDEVQLGQILAHVDDRLLATVVRQEKSALSALEAELARARIEVSNAEIEVERLQLQYQQAKNDGERLQKLALEGAIPLQQGETAQTAAAVALKAVNSARSRIKVEEQVVAAIIGRIAAQKSVIAQEQQRQAYAILKSPATGIVIEKLKEPGDLVSIGDEVLKIGDFQQVKVVVLLSELDLKTINLGQKVNVSLDAFGERNFSGRITRIFPLSQGTARRIPVEIALPNGDGLIKGGLLARVRFNNNSAPQVIVPETAIVSQGESSAIFVLSESNSQVEKRPVRLGQALDGQVEIITGLEPGERFVVNSSKPLQNGEKVRVSILSNP
- a CDS encoding type II toxin-antitoxin system HicA family toxin, which gives rise to MKVRDVLKRLEADGWYQIRMRGSHRILAHETKPGIVVVPGKSGDDIPKGTLASIWKQAQLEDKR